The Falco rusticolus isolate bFalRus1 chromosome 5, bFalRus1.pri, whole genome shotgun sequence genome has a segment encoding these proteins:
- the EMP1 gene encoding epithelial membrane protein 1, with amino-acid sequence MLVLLAGIFVVHIATVIMLFVSTIANVWMVDITNFGTISSGLWLQCNKTCDQLPLRGGNDASLKAVQAFMILSIIFSVIALVMFIVQLFTLEKGKRFYITGAIMLVCWMCILIGASIYTARFTGKLSYARSHHGYCFILAWICFCFSFIISILYLVLRKK; translated from the exons ATGTTGGTGCTTCTGGCTGGAATCTTTGTGGTTCACATTGCCACTGTCATCATGCTCTTTGTCTCCACCATTGCCAAC GTTTGGATGGTGGATATTACCAACTTTGGAACAATCTCATCAGGACTCTGGCTACAGTGTAACAAGACCTGTGATCAGCTGCCACTCAGAGGTGGCAATGATG CTTCCCTCAAAGCCGTGCAAGCCTTTATGATCCTCTCGATCATTTTCTCCGTCATTGCACTTGTCATGTTCATTGTCCAGCTGTTCACCCTGGAGAAAGGCAAACGGTTCTACATCACTGGAGCCATCATGCTGGTTTGCT GGATGTGCATTCTGATTGGAGCCTCCATTTACACAGCTCGGTTCACAGGCAAGCTGTCCTACGCACGTTCTCACCACGGCTACTGCTTCATATTGGCCTGgatctgcttttgcttcagtttcatTATCAGCATCCTCTATCTTGttcttaggaaaaaataa